From a single Lytechinus variegatus isolate NC3 chromosome 9, Lvar_3.0, whole genome shotgun sequence genomic region:
- the LOC121421726 gene encoding gamma-butyrobetaine dioxygenase-like — translation MALSTLRSAASRLTLSSSLRSVLPRAQVTASAAVVTSTPLQQPRWKCTDCGKNCGLCNKVSTFKPVVRHAHAQPKTATTTADEISTIARNPDKDWFEITWKDGFKGKYPYVWLRDNCRCPDCYYPSCHQRSMLMYNMDPNVKPVTEELKDGGRLFEVKWTDDHVSPYPAEWLKMHRFDKTDFDVVRKIKKVSWGSEFTEKIPSFDYKDVINEDQALYGWMESLVKWGLVLVRNAPHDDMNVQNICDRVGYERFTCYGSDFRVENIFESSSLGFTTAALGLHLDLPYYDYRPGVQFLHCLRQCEVKGGESQFVDAKRVAETLKAEEPEWYEYMTKVKLDFRLLGIDYIDSHLQHARNLIELDENGDFSTLAYNDQTRSPYMNVPVEEVSKIYKALKKFNDFLYRKENFIDYKLQPGEIVAFDNNRVMHGRSAYTVKFVDGEDHSRLLIGGFLDWDEIHSRMRLVDERMHGTPRL, via the exons ATGGCACTTTCAACACTCCGTTCCGCCGCATCTCGCTTAACCCTCTCATCCTCGCTCCGAAGTGTATTACCGCGTGCACAGGTGACCGCATCGGCGGCAGTTGTCACGAGCACGCCGTTACAGCAACCTCGGTGGAAATG CACGGACTGTGGGAAGAACTGCGGCCTTTGCAATAAAGTATCCACCTTCAAGCCGGTCGTCAGACACGCCCACGCACAGCCGAAGACCGCCACCACGACCGCTGATGAGATATCCACCATAGCGCGCAACCCCGACAAGGATTGGTTCGAGATCACGTGGAAAGATGGCTTCAAAGGGAAGTACCCTTACGTGTGGCTACGGGACAACTGCCGCTGCCCGGATTGCTACTACCCGAGTTGCCACCAGAGGTCGATGCTGATGTACAACATGGATCCCAATGTCAAGCCGGTGACGGAAGAACTTAAGGATGGCGGAAGACTCTTCGAG GTCAAGTGGACGGACGATCACGTGAGCCCCTACCCCGCAGAATGGCTAAAGATGCATAGATTCGACAAGACCGACTTTGACGTCGTCCGCAAGATCAAGAAAGTCTCGTGGGGGTCAGAGTTCACCGAGAAGATTCCTTCCTTTGACTACAAGGACGTCATCAACGAAGACCAGGCCCTGTATGGCTGGATGGAAAGCTTGGTCAAGTGGGGCCTGGTCCTGGTTAGGAACGCTCCACACGATGACATGAATGTCCAGAACATCTGCGACAGGGTTGGCTACGAGCGTTTCACCTGTTACGG ATCGGACTTCAGAGTGGAGAACATCTTTGAATCGAGTAGTCTGGGATTCACCACTGCTGCTCTTGGGCTCCATCTGGACTTGCCCTACTATGATTACCGCCCCGGA GTTCAATTCCTGCACTGCTTGCGCCAGTGCGAGGTAAAAGGCGGCGAAAGTCAGTTCGTTGATGCCAAACGAGTTGCAGAGACGCTCAAGGCGGAGGAACCGGAGTGGTACgagtacatgaccaaggtcaaactTGACTTCCGTCTCCTCGGGATCGACTATATCGACTCGCATCTTCAACATGCAAGGAACTTGATAGA ACTTGATGAAAACGGCGACTTCAGTACCCTGGCCTACAATGACCAAACTCGATCACCTTACATGAATGTCCCCGTGGAAGAAGTAAGCAAGATCTACAAAGCTTTGAAGAAGTTCAACGACTTCCTCTACAGAAAGGAGAATTTCATCGACTACAAACTCCAGCCAG GTGAAATCGTCGCCTTCGACAACAACCGCGTGATGCACGGACGCAGCGCGTACACTGTCAAGTTCGTCGACGGCGAGGACCATTCCAGACTTCTGATTGGTGGATTCCTAGACTGGGATGAAATCCATTCACGCATGCGCCTTGTCGATGAGCGCATGCACGGCACACCGAGGCTGTGA
- the LOC121421727 gene encoding putative 2'-deoxynucleoside 5'-phosphate N-hydrolase 1 yields MSRQLLKIYFGRSIRGGQKEEDAKVFSLLVRELKKYGEVLTEKFGDDKAIQKEDEVTSDEAIYQADIKLIDQADVMVAEVSNPSIGVGYEIGRAHDGKKKILCLYRPEGAPKKLSAMIRGADGVDNLTVKDYDISDISNILTDYFK; encoded by the exons ATGTCTCGACAGCTTCTAAAGATCTACTTCGGACGCAGTATCAGGGGTGGGCAGAAGGAGGAGGATGCCAAGGTCTTCAGTTTGCTCGTTCGGGAACTCAAGAAATACGGTGAAGTCCTGACAGAGAAATTTGGAGACGATAAGGCAATCCAGAAGGAAGACGAAG ttacATCAGACGAAGCCATTTACCAAGCGGACATCAAACTTATCGACCAGGCAGATG TAATGGTAGCAGAAGTTAGCAATCCTTCGATTGGTGTCGGTTACGAGATAGGAAGGGCGCACGATGGGAAAAAGAAGATACTCTGTCTATATAGACCCGAAGGGGCTCCAAAAA AGCTTTCTGCGATGATCCGTGGAGCAGATGGCGTCGATAATCTCACCGTCAAGGATTATGATATATCAGACATATCGAACATCCTGACAGACTACTTCAAATAA